One window of the Triticum dicoccoides isolate Atlit2015 ecotype Zavitan chromosome 3B, WEW_v2.0, whole genome shotgun sequence genome contains the following:
- the LOC119274430 gene encoding beta-1,2-xylosyltransferease XAX1-like → MASTTAYSRPSKLPGAGPGERRPAPPRLIRAFFASGAKIEPRKLAAGLLAGCCLALLTYVSLAKLYAVYSPVFATTSALLQNAPPSSSSAPGAVAAPRPPEELAFTGGNNGGGVDRVDLTKKGPATAGSRQPGVPDAVSRKEHAEKAPAPANTSAPMPSQGERKSNSSSNAAAGPMSCDENGVDEGFPYARPAVCELSGDIRVSPSQKTMYLVNPSGGGGFDEKGEKRLRPYARNDDFLLPAVVEVTVKSVASHEAAPQCTKQHRVPAVVFSVAGYTDNFFHDNTDVLIPLFLTTAHLKGEVQLLITNYKPWWVQKYTPLLRKLSNYDVINFDDDADVHCFSRGYLGLYRDRDLIIAPHPTRNPRNYTMVDYNRFLRAAYGLRRDQPAVLGAEPGMQPRMLIISRGGTRKLLNQDEVAAAASELGFNVTVAEAGDDVPAFAALVNSADVLLAVHGAGLTNKIKKRFQQKFKEVPAENSWLALSSSPTNIFAHCSKIQKWFQQKD, encoded by the exons ATGGCGTCGACGACGGCCTACTCGCGGCCGTCCAAGCTGCCAGGCGCGGGCCCGGGGGAGCGGAGGCCGGCGCCGCCGCGGCTCATCCGGGCCTTCTTCGCCTCCGGCGCCAAGATCGAGCCCAGGAAGCTCGCCGCCGGCCTGCTCGCCGGCTGCTGCCTCGCGCTCCTCACCTACGTCTCCCTCGCCAAGCTCTACGCCGTCTACTCCCCCGTCTTCG ccaccacctcGGCCCTGCTCCAGAACGCCCCGCCGTCGTCCTCGTCGGCGCCGGGGGCGGTGGCCGCCCCGCGCCCGCCCGAAGAACTCGCATTTACTGGCGGCAACAACGGCGGCGGCGTGGATCGTGTAGAtttgacgaagaagggcccggcgacgGCCGGCTCTCGACAGCCCGGGGTGCCGGACGCGGTCTCCAGAAAGGAACACGCCGAGAaagcgccggcgccggcgaacaCCTCGGCACCAATGCCAT CTCAGGGAGAAAGgaagagcaacagcagcagcaatgCCGCCGCCGGTCCGATGAGCTGCGACGAAAATGGCGTGGACGAGGGGTTCCCCTATGCGCGGCCGGCGGTCTGCGAGCTGTCTGGCGACATCCGcgtcagccccagccagaagacaaTGTACCTCGTCAacccgtccggcggcggcggcttcgacgAGAAGGGCGAGAAGCGGCTCCGGCCCTACGCCCGGAACGACGACTTCCTCCTGCCCGCCGTGGTGGAGGTGACTGTCAAGTCTGTCGCCTCCCATGAGGCCGCGCCACAGTGCACGAAGCAGCATCGCGTGCCCGCGGTGGTGTTCTCCGTCGCCGGGTACACGGACAACTTCTTCCACGACAACACGGACGTGCTGATCCCGTTGTTCCTGACCACGGCGCACCTGAAAGGCGAGGTGCAGCTGCTGATCACCAACTACAAGCCGTGGTGGGTGCAAAAGTACACGCCGCTGCTGCGCAAGCTCTCCAACTACGACGTGATCAACTTCGACGATGACGCCGACGTGCACTGCTTCTCCCGCGGGTACCTCGGCCTGTACCGCGACCGTGACCTCATCATCGCCCCTCACCCGACCCGCAACCCGCGCAACTACACCATGGTGGACTACAACCGCTTCCTCCGAGCCGCGTACGGGCTCCGCCGCGACCAGCCGGCGGTGCTTGGCGCGGAGCCCGGAATGCAGCCCCGGATGCTGATCATCTCGCGCGGCGGCACGCGCAAGCTGCTGAACCAGGACGAGGTGGCCGCCGCCGCGTCGGAGCTCGGGTTCAACGTGACCGTGGCCGAGGCCGGCGACGACGTGCCGGCGTTCGCGGCCCTGGTGAACTCCGCCGACGTGCTTCTGGCCGTGCACGGCGCCGGGCTGACCAACAAAATTAAAAAACGGTTCCAGCAAAAATTTAAAGAGGTTCCAGCAGAAAATTCATGGCTAGCACTGTCGTCGTCGCCCACAAACATCTTCGCTCATTGCAGCAAAATACAAAAGTGGTTCCAGCAAAAAGATTGA